AACTTTGATGTGAATTTCACCTGCAGCGTCTCAGCCTGGCAGAGAGCATCAGCTTTCTCCTGTGTGGCTTTCTGCAGAGCAACCAAGGCCTTCTCCTCATACGTTCCCCTCTGCTTCTCCATCTGTAGCATCAGTTTCTTCACTCCATCTTTAGGAAACTTCTGCAAGGACACAACACTACAGTAGACTGCCACACCTCATAAAAtatggcaaaaagaaaatctgagtgGTGTAGAACAAGAAAAGTCAATTTTTCGCAGAAATCATGAAGACACAATTAGCTCTgactttaaaaattttttttttttaaaaagcctgtttggtttctgcttcagtttccatctgctgctgcttaCCTGCCGGCAGACTTGCAGCTGCGCCTCCAGAGCCTTGATCTTGCTTCTCAGCAGATCCTCACTGCAGCGAGACTGTGTGGGTTAGAGAGGAAACCAGAGACTGTCACGCTTTAAACCTGCAGATGTAAAATTAATGGTTCGTGTAGCAACAGCTGTGACAGCAAGCAAGTTGATTCATGGGCTCATCTAAcaggtgcacacacacatagcGAAATATCACAACGTGTGCTTTCACTGAAAGACGCAAAAATTATAacatatatattaaattataacCTTTGCTAGAGactaatttaaaatgtcaataactTTTAACTTAACTCACTTAACTTGTTCAacagatttttaagaaaacagttTAGTATTTCCCTCTCATGCATTGCACCCAGAGGAGCCAGAAGAAAGCTCAGGAGGACGCACTGCACCTATAACAGTGACGGAGAGCTACACCCTTCCTGTATGATAGTGACAGCTTGCGCTCGTCCTATAGATGAAAAACGGAAGCAGGAAGTTTGAAACCACAAGCTGCACAGGCCTTCCGTAGCCGCCAAAcgctgctggtgctgctctgTACGAGACAGTGACACATTTCACCGTGAAAGACGAAAAACGACCGAAAACAAGACGACCGTACGAGAAAGAATAATCAAATCTAAAACcccagaaacaggaaaagcttCTTACTGTCCATAGCACATCTGATGAGTTCACGAGGTTTGTGGAGATCTCCGTAGCTACTGCCAGCTTCTTCTTcactctctcctctctccacaGGGCTTCCTGATTAGAGAGCAAACAGAAATGCACACTGAGCACATTCATATAACCTGTTGGTTTACATAGATCTGCTTTAAATGAAGACAGAAAATACAGCTGAGGATGTGGTTTCATTTACCTGCAAGTAATCTGACAATCTCTGAACTTCCTGTTGTGACAGAGAGgagacatatttaaaacaattcaaactacttaagaaaaaaaattaactttactaTACAGCTGACAGGAGATTCTATGAAAGTGGCAGACACTGAACTCCGCCTTTAACCCCCAACTCATCCCAAATTTGCAAATAATGTGCTAAACAGGCCCCAACTATTCACCAAGGGTGACAGAACACAAGCTAACATAACAGATGTAATCAAACTTGCACCAATCTTGTTTACATACAAAAACCCCGGTAGTACCTGACAAATAAAACTACATGTGTCCAAAAAGGTCCAAGCACGGCTAAATATGCCCAAACATCATCAAATTcaaacaaacataattaaaacaggACCAAACGTTCACCAAACATGGCCAAAGCATGAACAAACATGTAAACAGTCGCGTTTTGAAACTTACTGATTCTTTGACCGTGACGAACCCGGACCTACGAAGGTAAATATCTCATTACTGAAGACCCAGAATGCTCCTGCTTATAATAGATTATTTAAAGGTTATATTTCATGGAAAATGTGAACCAAGCTCACTCTGTTTGCACACTGATTTCTTTATGTATCTTTTTCACAGGTTTTACAGATGATTTCTGGTGAATCGTTGCGGTCTTATTCACTGTTTTGGTGCTTGTGTTCTGAGCTGTAGGAAAGAGGAAAGCCAGATATTTTCAGTGGAACAGATCAGACGTAGCCTGCTGGAAAACCGAAGGaaaaatgttcctgtttgttttactttttctcctgTGTTGGCCGGTTTCTGTGGTGGAGGTAGATGCCTGTTTCCTTGCCTGACCTTTCTCCTCTTTTGTTACTGGCGTTGATTCTGACCACAGTAAAGCCTGAGGGAAAAGAAGagcataaatattcacatttagCCTGAAAGAGCACAAGAGACTAAAACAACCTGAAGAAACATTTACCCATTTGTTGGTGCTTGGACAATCACTTCTGCTCTCTGGTGTGAGAATCATCTCTTGATGCCCATCTGCATCACTTTGCGTTTTTGTGACCAGTTTCTCAGATTTGCTCCTTGATCTATAGAGTCTGTACAGATGTGACTCTGAAAGCGAGTACAGATCCGTGGAGCAGATGATGCACTTTGAGCTCTGTGGCTCCGGACTCAGCGACCTCCGGTTCAAAAACTCCCACTGCCTCTTTTGCTTTAGCTGCTTCTTGATCTGTCTCGTGTCGAGCTCTCTGGTGGGACTTCGACACAAAGTCACGTTGTTGCGTCCTCGTAAATACTCGCGTCTCTCTGCTCGGTAATCAACTTTCCTGTCAAACTCTCTCTCTTGGAAGTGTTGTGTTGCCCCGAAGTCCAGGTGTTCCATGGCAGCTCCTGGGACTCTCACGCAGCCTCCAATGCTAGAGGGAAATTACACCATGATACAGGGCAtacagaaaatatacatttagcAGTTTGAGAGTAGTGAAGTCAAAGTTATGAGTTGTAAGCTTTATAATCTAAAGATTTATACACTTTTTGTTGTTGGCATCGTTTAAAGTGAAAGCCATCATACACTCTAAACAAGTTAGAGCCATTTTCTCTGTGAAGCATGCAGGATGACCTGAGTTTAGAGGCATATCTATCTAAGAAAATGCTAGTCAGAAAGCTTCTTTGAAATCTATTTCCACTGTTGTCAACAAGAGACTCCTGCATGCCCTGCCCTGATTACAGCCGTGCAGGTGCAAGATaatttaaagaagaagaaaataaaaacaaacaaaaaaacccagaatgaACATAAAGGCGTGAAGATGAGGCTCACCTTTTAGGCCATGCCATTCATTGAAGAAACTTCTAGCGAGGCCAAGAAGTCGTCcattttctccctctcctctccgACAGCGCCCGGGTTTTTGTCTGCGTTTCACATGTAGCTGTTTCTGTTGAGCATAATTTTACAGGAAGTGAAGAGAACCACAGCGTCATATGTTCCTCTATCTCAGCAGCCACTCGCACCACGCTGATGCCACACACGGGTGGCCCCCAAGATTACAGACAGACCCAGACAGGCCAGACCGCCCCCCACTCGCTCCAATGCAGGCCAGCCAACTGGGATAAAACACACCATTTGGACAGAGAGCAGTGCTGTGTGAGCACACGTGTTTTTTTTAGTAGCTGAAGCTTTATTCAAGTATGCTGAGAACTGGTGATGACATAGTCAACTTATTGCCCCACTTGTGGCAACTACAGGCTGACAATCTGACATTCACAACTTTAACGTTAACTTTAGAACAAACTTTCATACAGATTTTCCTCTACAGATGTCTGTATTATGTAGCATTGTACACAAtataaattgtagtaaaacaTGTATACTACGTTGAAATATTATGCTGACACATAAAACATgatataaatctaaaatattaatatgacaTAATagcataacaaaaataaaaactattcaaCTTACGTGCAGATACTTATACCAGTGCagcttagttttatttatatatttttattcattatttttatgtttatttattatttatttttattttttgtggggTTAGATCTAAGACTCCCACAGggatttatgactttttatctCCAGCTCCAGAATCCTCATCATTaacacaattttgttttcttttcagtcattCAAACCAATTCCACtgcacatttttccattttttccatgtttgtctggcttattatttcctttaaattttttctttctttcttatacCTCTTACCTTATTACCTCTATCTTATGCAAGGCACTTTGTCCTGCTTTTGTTGCATGTAAACAGTGTCTGTGTTTTCTAATTTGACCATGTGTGGGTTAAAAATTATAACAAAGTTAAATTTGTCAACCAAActcttgattttttaaaataaatagaatgaAAGTTGTATGACTGGAGAGtatatttcttgtgttttattgagcAAACTGACTTTTGGTTGTGACTTGCTAATGTCAATTAAATTTACACTGAAgtgaataaatgcataaaactgTCGTAAATTAACAGATCCAGACTTATAGTTACAGATAGAAATCAGACAGtgactgaaaaatgttcaacatgtttttttcttctgaaattaATGTGGATGTTcctgacagataaaaaaaataaataaacacaacttattaaaacataagtaactaattattaataattattttcaaatcgTGAAATTATGAtaggcttgtttttttaaactgaaaattaaacGTTTGTTATAGGGTTTCGTCATAGTACACATAAATGCGTCCACAATTTATATGTACTAGTTTTTGGCGTTAAACTACTCTTACCTGACTTCGTgtttgttgtgtatttattcatctagaataatgttttgttttaaaccttCGTGTCAATGGCGCCTATTTTGTCTGACATTCACAGACCTTTGCTCCCACCGCTGTGGTTTAATACTGAGAAAATCTCTTTATTGTTGCGTCGGAACTTCGGAGCACATTtgtatggaagcccgtttccgccactctgtaaaataatttttttttatctcattattttgagatactatctcattataatgagatactatctcattataatgcgataatttttttttttttttttttaacacagtggcggaaacgggcttccatacatttgtacattttcttctctcaaaaaaaagtcttgaagGTGTGTCTTTGCGAACACCGCCATCTGGTGGATTTCTGAGTTTGGtgcctttagaaaaaaaaataaacaaggctGTCTCTGTAGTCTCGCGTTGTTTCTCGAGTCTCCGTCATCCTTGTGGCTTTGCAGAAGGGCACGGAGAGGCCGAAACAAGGTGCCCGGCGAAGTACAAATCGGCACTTCACTCTTCAAACATGTTGTCCAGACTCGTTTTTCTCGCAGGTTTGTGACGAGCAAATTTGGTCATATCACGTCCGTGAATTGTTATCTGATTTCGGACACTCTCCAGTTagagaaattacattttaaatgactgtaTGTGAAGGGTAAACTGTAGGCCGCGCACTGAGTGAGAcaggctaatgctaacatgctaacattgAAGAATATAATATTTGTGCATTTGACGTTATTGCTGATAACTCATTGAatgctttaatgttttaattgccctaaaatgtaaatagcataattattttaaatctccacattaatttccttttggtgTAATAATCtgaagctacattagctaacgGTAACTGCATGCCTGCTAATGTCATGTTATTAACGTCTCTAGTTTAAGGATTTCAGActttaaagcttattttaaagcttatttctatttgctcaCAACCCTTTAGTATGAAattcatcagattttttttcttgtattgttttatgttgTGCAAAAAAACCTACAAGTGGCTTCTTGTCGTGTGATCTTGccatttaatgacattttacacGGGCATTGTCTCTGTTAGGGTAAAACCATTGTTAGCATTAGTTCTGACTTTGCTCTAAATCACCGTTTCCCTCTGTTTGCATCAGGCTCTCTGAAAAGCAGCGGCCCCATTGGAGCTGGGTTTGTATCTTTTAATACTTATCCTTACCTATTATCTGTTGCCTCAACAATTATCCTAGAAACAGACATTTGGATTTGAAAGTATATGGTGATTAAAAGAAATAGTagtaattaaaatcaaacagacTTCACTCTAACTATGAATTTTTCAAAGTAAGTCTGAAGAAATTTCACCCTGTGTTTCCTGGAGCAATCCTGACTAAATGAATTCATTTGATGGTGTTTTACTCTGCATCTCTCTGTTGGATGCTGAAACCGGTGTTAAATTGGTGATAGTTGTCACCAATTGTCGgccatacaaaataaaatccaggcgTTTTTGGATCTTATAACCTGGTGATCTGTTACAAGCAGGTTATACAGTAGCTGCGAGAAGTATGAAGCAGACAATGTCTGTTAAAGTCACTGATCTTTTTGTCTCTCTCAGTCTGGTTCAGGCGTCTCGCTCCCTCCAAACATCCTCCCAGAGTTTGGCCCCCGTACCTCCTTTGCCAGAGTATGGAGGGAAAGTCCGCCATGGCCTCATCCCAGAAGAGCTTTTCCAGCTCCTATATCCAAAAACTGGAGTCACAGGTGAGTGGTGTTGCTACGCCATCTAGGCTTTCCTAAAGTCACTTCATCCCCTTTTCTTGTAAAAGGATACAGTGAAGAAACAAAAGTAATTTCTAAACTGTTTCACAAAAACTGCAGCTTGGATGTTGTTCTACTAGtttaacttattaaaaatattttcgtCTCTCTCCAGGACCATACATGCTAGGCACTGGGCTTCTCGTGTACTTGCTTTCCAAGGAAATCTACATCATCAACCATGAGACCATAGCCGCCATCACCATTGGCACAATCATCGTCTATGGTGTCAAGAAATTTGGTCCAAGTGTTGCAGCTTTTGCTGACAAACTAAATGAGGTGCCTacatatttgactttttgcaaATAAGTAATTTCATATGTGTTTGTAATGTTGATGCAAACTGATTTCAGGTTGTATTTACAATAATGTAATAACTTACAGTCGAGAAGGTTTGGTGCCCTTGTTGTTTCATAGAGTCTCTGCTCCATCCAAACTggtctatatatttttttctccatttaatCTGATAAAGACGTGACACAACAGTCTCTACAGACTCAGAGAAAACCAGAACAGACTGTTCAGTGTGTCTATACGTGTTTTCTTTACATCACAGAGGAGAATTGAAAGGGTTAACTTAGACGCCTCTCCTTtgggcatgtctgatttaagaGCTCAAATTAAACCATTTAAATTAAGGCTGCAAAATATATATCATATCTATAGTGCCATGTTGGTGTGCATGGTATCAATATTGCAAAGAATTGTTTTAAGTTTCATTAAGTCATTCTTTGCTTATCAGATATCCAGTCAGTCTGTAGGGTTTCGTTTCACTACATTTAGTTCCCACATCCGACTCAGATGGTGGAGCCCAACAGATTAAAATCACAGACGttttgaaagaagaaagaaggcgagaggaaaatgtggatttattggattgtaatatttaacaaatagcTTCTGCAttcttttttctaaaaccaTACACCAATTTAAGTATCTACCACAACAAATTTGCTTAAAATTTCAACAGAAAAGCACACTTCTTTGATATTTACAAATAACTTCTTGTTGTAATGTCATTGACTTCCGAatcaaaaatttttttaaagcacattaaCGCTTCTGTACGAGGGTTGTATTATTAGCAGTGCATTTGGTCCAATTGTTAAAAGACTTTGACCCCAGCTGTTCAGTTTTCACTATATTGGTTCCAAATGCTCCCTTgtatttaatgggtttttttgttgttttttttacccatagCAGCTTTGTTTTAGTATGTTCTCTCAGATCTTTAGTTCACaataggggtgcaccgatttattgGTGCtgctttccttaattttggaagATCGGTGATCAgccgatttttacatgtgaagtcGATCTTAACCACCGATGTTATCAACCTttgcaaaggtctaaaaatcaaccgctgtgcttttcttttctcccgtgagagaagtttgactgacaaaccggctgaccaggtcatgtctgcacatttacagttaacaatagtctCTCCATTGTTGCCAATTCAACAACTTTCTtgatatattgagcaacatttcggacaaaaaaaaaatgatatcagccaaaatcggaatcggtaagttaggcttttaaaaaaattgtgtcaCCGATTGCAGtaatcagaaaactgcaatcggtgcacccctagtaAACAATGCTCTTAATGTTCTTCTCCCTCAAGCTTGAAAATCATTTCTTTAATCTTTCTTCTCTCAGGATAAAATGGCCAAGGCCCAGGAGGCGAAGGACGTCGCCATGTCCAGCCTGACTCAGGCGATTGAGAATGAGAAGAAGGAACAGTGGAGAGTTGAGGGACGGGCGATGCTGTTCGACGCCAAGAGGGTAAGCACCTCTGACTTCTCACCTGTGGTTCACGACTTTacctgtgtttccattgcaaatgtgagcaaaacGTTGTCCctattccactaatgttgaaaaaacacagtttcCTAATTGTGGCATTTCCATCAAATAACGTGAATACGTGTGTTTACTcgataagttttaaaaaaaaaaaaagccacgcCATTTTCCTCCtaaaagaaaggaggaagatggcgtcttctttgtttttgtccagcAGTAAtaacatctggctgttgatcacatgacttgcgTCATTCAGTAAAAATGCTTTCATtgcatttttgtgaaatattcacattttgatATGGCTGAGAAGCTGCCAAgcgtaaaaaaaactttttattgaaaaagttttcttttttttttccttcaaaaatggctgtttttcattaagcagatttgtttttgtaattctaaTTTGCAAAGTTTTATGGTTACTGGAAGAGCAGCTACTGTCAAACTTGAATTTTATGGAAATTAAATACagattaaatatgcaaataccGTTAATTAATACATTCTCCATCAATAAATGActccatgaaacaaaaaaaaatctaaagcaaAACCAACTTTTTAATGGGGTGTTTACTTTGtcactcagttttatttattcaagatTTATATATCTCATTGTTTTATGAAGGTGCTTTATTTAAATGGGGGGGCGTAGTTTTCTTCGTGGGGCTCATCTGCATGAGTGCGTAAATGTGAGATATAGGAGTTTGAACTGATATAACAGGGCAATGAAGGAGGTGGAATACCTTTTTGTCAGGGGAACTTGTCTCCGTTTAATCAAACGTTCTTCTCAATCCGCTCAAATCAACCCAGTCGGAGCGATGGCGACCTCAGGAGTTgtgtacatttcaaaataagagcccaTGAACAGCAGACATCCTCTGCTTACAAGGGAAAGCAAGGCCTGCGGCGCAGGGGAAACAAATTCTCCCAGGGAGAACAGCAGATCATCATGGAGTTCTCCAGTGTCCTCCATATTGCCACCTAAGCAAAATGTAAAGtagctgaaaaaataaatgtcacagaaaaaaaacaccattaagaaataaataattgagtaattacattaattaaccctgaaaataagtaataaaaaagtctagaaataaataaaaccttgatACAAAAAAAGTGTACTTCAATTATTCAATAAGTATAAGGGGACATGTACCTATTGAATAGAGTAATAATTGATAACAGTGTTTATCTATTTACGATTTAATGGGAGCAGTAGGAATTAAAAGGAGATTTTACTGACGTCTTCtggttacaaataaaaactgcaggaacaTTTTCAAGGTGCCTGACCAAAGAAATTAATGTGCACTAATTTGATTagttctgaatttaaaaaaaaaaacccaaaaaccttTACACAAACATGTGTATGTGTATTAAATTAACAATTCATAAGCTGCATCTAGATGGTGAGGTCACATTTCTGCATCACGGTGTAAACTGCACTGCAGTGATGAACTGTGCTTCTTAAAAGTAACGACTTTGGTTAATGTCTTCTGCACTACGCACAGACTTTGTGTTATCCTCTGCTATTAGTGTTTGAGGGGGTTTGTAACGCTACCAATTTAACTAGAGATAAAACTCCTTTTCTTACATATAGATGTTATCCAGAATTATGTCCAAGTTCTGACCCAACATATTTGCCTTCTTTTGTTCCTCTTCTGCTTCAGAACAACGTGGCCATGCTGTTGGAGACCAACTACAGGGAGAGGCTACACATGGTGACCAACGAGGTAAAGAGGCGCCTGGACTATCAGATTGCCCTTCAGCACCTGAACCGCCGCATGCAGCAGGAACATATGATCAACTGGGTGGAGAAGAACGTCATCGGCAGCATCACTCCTCAGCAGGTCAgtccttccctttttttttaaatgaaaaagccAAAGCTTAATAAGATCTTGAAGCTTTTGCGGTTGTGCAGAGAGGCCCCACTTATGGCCGGAAAATTATTTAGCGCAATAAAGATAAGTGCCTCTTTATGGCTCAGCTGTTCttgtgtcatttatttaaagtattgACTTTGATACAGCATAATGGGATTAAAACATAATCAACTgcattcttttttaaaatttgtgttgagtaaatatttagatgtttgttttgaaatgctaCAAATTGttcatgttgattttatttggttttgttaTCAAAAACACGTTTTACACTGATGTTTATGTTGCTGCCTCAATAGGAAATCAGAGAGTCatacacaaatgtttttctgatcatttaAGCAATGATTAATTTGTGTGAGATATTTAAGAATTACCAGTTTGCCAAGTTTTGCAGAGGTCTGTCTTTAAGCAACGGTGAGGGAAAAACCCATCACTGACAGGATGATCAATTAAATGATGTTacattgtcatttttaaaggattttgtcATATTTAGATTATGTTCTTTTAATCTTAAACTTCCAGCATAACAGCTTAAATTTTTGTCCAACTcactgatcttttttttttggagttatTTACAAGGAAGTCAACCCTGGATATTTACAATGTTGGCCCCAaagtatttcataaaaatatggaGATATGAAATTTAATATCTGAACACagtgaaa
The genomic region above belongs to Xiphophorus maculatus strain JP 163 A chromosome 1, X_maculatus-5.0-male, whole genome shotgun sequence and contains:
- the LOC102227776 gene encoding TRAF3-interacting JNK-activating modulator-like isoform X2; its protein translation is MAWPKSIGGCVRVPGAAMEHLDFGATQHFQEREFDRKVDYRAERREYLRGRNNVTLCRSPTRELDTRQIKKQLKQKRQWEFLNRRSLSPEPQSSKCIICSTDLYSLSESHLYRLYRSRSKSEKLVTKTQSDADGHQEMILTPESRSDCPSTNKWALLWSESTPVTKEEKGQARKQASTSTTETGQHRRKTQNTSTKTVNKTATIHQKSSVKPVKKIHKEISVQTESGFVTVKESEVQRLSDYLQEALWREERVKKKLAVATEISTNLVNSSDVLWTSRCSEDLLRSKIKALEAQLQVCRQFPKDGVKKLMLQMEKQRGTYEEKALVALQKATQEKADALCQAETLQEALVTAQAEALRWQSLYKELMLSSGQLRENHHLSNDQLQQLHTEVQLSRAREAELRGEVASLRQEKQELQYNICLLEEDNQALRDEIQNLGDGGDEGQSFFVQERLESGQVEPKLTVRRDSQVEEELRLTQEKLELKEKECEELQTELHAMEQECQSSQARLSQCRDELRQLSHRRRRPMLCNSWWRICLFFLLLLGVAGVAMLWSWHPPFREQVEILCTDIETRIEDYLMEMASPQNSGCFRPI
- the LOC102227776 gene encoding TRAF3-interacting JNK-activating modulator-like isoform X1 encodes the protein MAWPKSIGGCVRVPGAAMEHLDFGATQHFQEREFDRKVDYRAERREYLRGRNNVTLCRSPTRELDTRQIKKQLKQKRQWEFLNRRSLSPEPQSSKCIICSTDLYSLSESHLYRLYRSRSKSEKLVTKTQSDADGHQEMILTPESRSDCPSTNKWALLWSESTPVTKEEKGQARKQASTSTTETGQHRRKTQNTSTKTVNKTATIHQKSSVKPVKKIHKEISVQTESGFVTVKESEVQRLSDYLQEALWREERVKKKLAVATEISTNLVNSSDVLWTSRCSEDLLRSKIKALEAQLQVCRQKFPKDGVKKLMLQMEKQRGTYEEKALVALQKATQEKADALCQAETLQEALVTAQAEALRWQSLYKELMLSSGQLRENHHLSNDQLQQLHTEVQLSRAREAELRGEVASLRQEKQELQYNICLLEEDNQALRDEIQNLGDGGDEGQSFFVQERLESGQVEPKLTVRRDSQVEEELRLTQEKLELKEKECEELQTELHAMEQECQSSQARLSQCRDELRQLSHRRRRPMLCNSWWRICLFFLLLLGVAGVAMLWSWHPPFREQVEILCTDIETRIEDYLMEMASPQNSGCFRPI
- the atp5pb gene encoding ATP synthase F(0) complex subunit B1, mitochondrial, whose amino-acid sequence is MLSRLVFLAGSLKSSGPIGAGLVQASRSLQTSSQSLAPVPPLPEYGGKVRHGLIPEELFQLLYPKTGVTGPYMLGTGLLVYLLSKEIYIINHETIAAITIGTIIVYGVKKFGPSVAAFADKLNEDKMAKAQEAKDVAMSSLTQAIENEKKEQWRVEGRAMLFDAKRNNVAMLLETNYRERLHMVTNEVKRRLDYQIALQHLNRRMQQEHMINWVEKNVIGSITPQQEKESIAKCIADLKVLAKTTQAKAAA